A genomic segment from Stenotrophomonas maltophilia encodes:
- a CDS encoding LysR family transcriptional regulator, translating to MDRIDRFRIFTRVVECASFTRAADQLGLPRSTVSAAVAELEQRLGTRLLQRSTRRVSTTHDGDVFHARCLRLIAEVEDAESLFRQDDAQPIGLLKIDVPSRIGRRILAPALPDFFARHPQVEVDLGMTDRAVNLIEDGCDAVLRVGQLGDSSLVARMLGQLDFVNVAAPAYLREHGVPQHPADLQQHRAVNYASPTTARVEPWEWQDGGQLRTLPMPGWVRVNSAEASIACCVAGLGLLQIPRYDVQAELHSGALVEVMPQYVAQSLPVTLLQPHRQHRAQRVQVFIEWLLPVLRSGLQLQ from the coding sequence ATGGACCGGATCGATCGCTTCCGCATCTTCACCCGGGTGGTTGAGTGCGCCAGCTTCACCCGCGCCGCCGATCAGCTCGGCCTGCCCCGCTCCACCGTTTCCGCGGCGGTGGCCGAGCTGGAGCAGCGGCTCGGCACCCGCCTGCTGCAGCGCTCGACCCGGCGGGTATCCACCACCCACGACGGCGACGTGTTCCATGCCCGCTGCCTGCGCCTGATCGCCGAAGTTGAAGACGCCGAGTCGTTGTTCCGCCAGGATGATGCGCAGCCGATCGGCCTGCTGAAGATCGATGTGCCCAGCCGCATCGGCCGCCGCATCCTCGCCCCGGCCCTGCCCGACTTCTTCGCGCGCCATCCGCAGGTTGAAGTGGACCTGGGCATGACCGACCGCGCGGTGAACCTGATCGAAGACGGCTGTGATGCGGTGCTGCGGGTCGGCCAGCTGGGTGACTCCAGCCTGGTGGCCCGCATGCTGGGACAGCTCGACTTCGTCAACGTCGCCGCGCCGGCCTACCTGCGCGAGCACGGCGTACCGCAGCATCCTGCCGACCTGCAGCAGCACCGCGCGGTGAACTACGCATCGCCGACCACGGCGCGGGTGGAACCGTGGGAATGGCAGGACGGTGGCCAGCTGCGCACGCTGCCGATGCCTGGCTGGGTACGGGTAAACAGCGCCGAGGCCTCGATCGCGTGCTGCGTGGCGGGGCTCGGCCTGCTGCAGATTCCGCGCTACGACGTGCAGGCGGAACTGCACTCCGGCGCGCTGGTGGAAGTGATGCCGCAGTATGTGGCGCAATCGTTGCCGGTAACCCTGCTGCAGCCGCATCGGCAGCATCGTGCGCAACGCGTGCAGGTGTTCATCGAATGGCTGCTGCCAGTGCTGCGGAGCGGCCTGCAGCTGCAGTAG
- a CDS encoding SDR family oxidoreductase, whose product MTDHSLKGKTVLIAGGAKNLGGLLARDFAAQGARAIVIHYNSAGTQADAEATVAAVQAAGSKAVALQGDLTSAAAMERLFADAVAAVGRPDIAINTVGKVLKKPLLDISEAEYDEMSAVNAKAAFFFLKEAGRHVNDGGRICTLVTSLLGAFTPFYSSYAGTKAPVEHFTRAASKEFGERGISVTAIGPGPMDTPFFYPAESADAQAYHKTAAALSAFTRTGLTDIADIVPWIRFLVTDGWWMTGQTILVNGGYTTK is encoded by the coding sequence ATGACCGACCATTCCCTCAAGGGCAAGACCGTGCTGATCGCCGGTGGCGCCAAGAACCTGGGCGGCCTGCTGGCCCGCGACTTCGCCGCACAGGGCGCAAGGGCCATCGTCATTCACTACAACAGCGCAGGTACCCAGGCCGACGCGGAGGCGACCGTTGCCGCGGTGCAGGCGGCTGGCAGCAAGGCAGTGGCCCTGCAGGGCGACCTGACGTCGGCGGCAGCGATGGAGCGCCTGTTCGCCGATGCCGTGGCCGCGGTCGGCCGTCCCGACATTGCCATCAACACGGTCGGCAAGGTACTGAAGAAGCCACTGCTGGACATCAGCGAAGCGGAGTACGACGAGATGAGCGCGGTCAACGCCAAGGCCGCGTTCTTCTTCCTCAAGGAGGCCGGACGTCACGTCAATGACGGCGGCCGCATCTGCACCCTGGTCACCTCACTGCTGGGTGCGTTCACGCCGTTCTATTCCAGCTATGCCGGCACCAAGGCACCGGTCGAGCACTTCACCCGTGCGGCGTCGAAGGAGTTCGGTGAGCGCGGCATCTCGGTGACCGCGATCGGCCCCGGCCCGATGGACACACCGTTCTTCTATCCGGCCGAGAGCGCCGACGCGCAGGCGTATCACAAGACCGCGGCGGCGCTGTCGGCGTTCACCCGCACTGGCCTGACCGACATCGCCGACATCGTGCCGTGGATCCGCTTCCTGGTCACCGATGGCTGGTGGATGACCGGCCAGACCATCCTGGTCAATGGGGGCTACACCACCAAGTAA
- the leuC gene encoding 3-isopropylmalate dehydratase large subunit, with protein MTSAPRTLYDKLWDAHVVVPESESAPAVLYIDLHLIHEVTSPQAFTELRERGLSPRRPDRTKATMDHSTPTLPAAADGTLPYASAASEAQVATLARNCAEHGIELFDMDSDNRGIVHVIAPEQGFTQPGMTIVCGDSHTSTHGAFGSLAFGIGTSEVGHVLATQCLLQRKAKTLAITVDGPLAPGVGAKDVVLHIIGVIGVNGGTGHVIEFRGSTIEAMDMEQRMTLCNMSIEAGARAGMVAPDQVTFDFVAATPRGPKGADFDAAVARWQQLRSDEGARFDSEVHIDAADIRPTLTWGTHPGTAIAVDAPIPAANDAAAQKGLDYMHFQAGKALAGTPVDVVFVGSCTNGRLSDMREVAQVLRGRRVADRVRMLVVPGSEIVKREAEAEGIHEIVRAAGAEWREPGCSMCIAMNGDLVAPGQLAVSTSNRNFEGRQGPGSRTLLASPMSAAWAAVNGHVADTRELFAQEVA; from the coding sequence ATGACTTCCGCACCCCGCACCCTGTACGACAAACTGTGGGACGCCCACGTGGTGGTCCCCGAATCCGAAAGCGCGCCCGCCGTGCTGTACATCGACCTGCACCTGATCCACGAGGTGACCTCGCCGCAGGCGTTCACCGAACTGCGTGAGCGCGGCCTGTCGCCGCGCCGCCCGGATCGCACCAAGGCGACGATGGACCACTCCACGCCGACCCTGCCGGCCGCTGCCGACGGCACGCTGCCCTACGCCAGCGCAGCCTCTGAAGCGCAGGTCGCCACGCTGGCACGCAACTGTGCCGAGCACGGCATCGAACTGTTCGACATGGACTCGGACAACCGCGGCATCGTCCACGTGATCGCACCGGAACAAGGCTTCACCCAGCCGGGCATGACCATCGTCTGCGGCGACAGCCACACCTCCACCCACGGGGCCTTTGGTTCGCTGGCGTTCGGCATCGGCACCAGCGAAGTCGGCCACGTGCTGGCCACGCAGTGCCTGCTGCAGCGCAAGGCGAAGACGCTGGCGATCACTGTTGATGGGCCGCTGGCACCCGGCGTCGGCGCCAAGGACGTGGTCCTGCACATCATCGGCGTGATCGGCGTCAACGGTGGCACCGGCCACGTGATCGAGTTCCGTGGCAGCACCATCGAAGCCATGGATATGGAACAGCGCATGACCCTGTGCAACATGTCGATCGAAGCGGGTGCGCGTGCCGGCATGGTGGCGCCGGACCAGGTCACCTTCGACTTCGTCGCCGCTACGCCGCGCGGCCCCAAGGGCGCCGATTTCGACGCAGCCGTGGCGCGCTGGCAGCAGCTGCGCAGCGATGAGGGCGCGCGTTTCGACAGCGAAGTGCACATCGACGCCGCCGACATCCGCCCGACCCTGACCTGGGGCACCCATCCGGGCACCGCGATCGCAGTGGATGCGCCGATCCCGGCGGCCAACGATGCCGCCGCACAGAAGGGCCTGGACTACATGCATTTCCAGGCCGGCAAGGCGCTGGCCGGTACACCCGTGGACGTGGTGTTCGTCGGCTCATGCACCAACGGCCGGTTGAGCGACATGCGCGAGGTCGCACAGGTCCTGCGCGGTCGGCGCGTCGCCGACCGGGTGCGCATGCTGGTGGTGCCGGGCTCGGAGATCGTCAAGCGCGAGGCCGAGGCCGAAGGCATCCATGAGATCGTGCGCGCGGCCGGGGCCGAGTGGCGCGAACCGGGCTGCTCGATGTGCATCGCCATGAACGGCGATCTGGTCGCTCCAGGCCAGTTGGCCGTGAGCACCAGCAACCGCAATTTCGAAGGCCGCCAGGGCCCCGGTTCGCGCACGCTGCTGGCTTCGCCGATGAGCGCCGCCTGGGCCGCGGTGAACGGGCACGTCGCCGATACCCGCGAACTGTTCGCACAGGAGGTGGCGTGA
- a CDS encoding efflux RND transporter permease subunit codes for MRRFNLSEWALGNRPLVLFAMLAFAVIGAWSYKHLGQSEDPPFTFKAMVVRTMWPGATAEQVSRQVTEPIEKALMNTGEYEFIRSYSRPGESQVIFMARDSLRSKQIPDLWYQVRKRVGDIKATLPREIVGPFYNDEFGDTFGNIYALTGEGFDYAVMRDYADRIQLELQRVPDVGKIDLVGLQDEKVWIELSNTKLATLGVSLQQVQQALADQNAVTATSFFETPTDRVQLRVTGQFDSIEDIRKFPIQAGERTLHLGDIAEVKRGFADPASPKMRFMGQDAIGLAVAMKDGGDILKLGATLDAEFERLQRTLPAGMQLRKVSDQPHAVEESVGEFVQVLTEAVVIVLLVSFFSLGLRTGLVVGVTIPLVLAMTFFVMHYFDIGLHKISLGALVLALGLLVDDAIIAVEMMATKMEQGYDRLRAASFAWESTAFPMLTGTLITAAGFLPIATAASSTGEYTRSLFQVVTIALVVSWIAAVLFIPYLGDKMLPDLFNPQLPKPDSLAGRWRAKRLQWADRHPALARWIAPKEHAHDHDPYQRPFYTRFRGFLDTCLRHRWWVIGATIALFIGSLMLFRFVPQQFFPDSTRPELMVDIELAEGASLAATQAQASKLEKLLKQREGISNYVAYVGTGSPRFYLPLDQQLPATNFAQFVVLTEDAKAREATRDWMLKDVVKQFPDVQMRVTRLENGPPVGYPVQMRVSGEHIAQVQAIARQVEAKVRENPHVMNVNLDWSEPSKVVRLVIDQDRARALGVSSAQVSQFLSSSLSGMSVSTYREGNRQIEMLLRGPDNERAQLDLIGSLAMPTSSGTAVTLSQVARLEYAFEDGIIWHRNRLPTVTVRADISDGMQALDVVQQIVPTLDGIRAELPSGYLLETGGSVEDSARGQNSIKAGMPLFLIVVATLLMLQLRSFSRAAMVLVTAPLGIIGATLFLLLFRAPFGFVALLGTIALAGMIMRNSVILIDQIQQDIDAGHDRWHSIIDATVRRFRPIVLTALAAVLAMIPLSRSAFYGSMAISIMGGLIVGTVLTLVFLPALYAAWFRVKPDESGA; via the coding sequence GTGCGCCGCTTCAATCTCTCCGAATGGGCGTTGGGCAATCGCCCGCTGGTGCTGTTTGCGATGCTGGCCTTCGCTGTCATCGGCGCCTGGTCCTACAAGCATCTGGGCCAGTCTGAAGATCCACCCTTCACCTTCAAGGCGATGGTGGTGCGCACGATGTGGCCCGGTGCCACCGCCGAGCAGGTCTCGCGGCAGGTAACCGAGCCGATCGAGAAGGCGCTGATGAACACCGGCGAGTACGAGTTCATCCGCTCGTACTCCCGCCCGGGCGAATCGCAGGTGATCTTCATGGCCCGCGACAGCCTGCGCTCCAAGCAGATCCCCGACCTCTGGTACCAGGTGCGCAAGCGCGTGGGTGACATCAAGGCGACGCTGCCGCGCGAGATCGTCGGGCCGTTCTACAACGATGAGTTCGGCGATACCTTCGGCAACATCTATGCGCTGACCGGCGAAGGCTTCGATTACGCGGTGATGCGCGATTATGCAGACCGCATCCAGCTGGAACTGCAGCGCGTGCCTGACGTCGGCAAGATCGACCTGGTCGGCCTGCAGGACGAGAAGGTCTGGATCGAACTGTCCAACACCAAGCTGGCCACGCTGGGCGTGTCGCTGCAGCAGGTGCAGCAGGCGTTGGCCGACCAGAACGCGGTGACCGCCACCAGCTTCTTCGAAACCCCGACCGACCGCGTGCAGCTGCGCGTGACCGGCCAGTTCGATTCGATCGAGGACATCCGCAAGTTCCCGATCCAGGCCGGCGAGCGGACCTTGCACCTGGGCGACATCGCCGAGGTGAAGCGTGGCTTTGCCGATCCGGCGTCGCCGAAGATGCGCTTCATGGGCCAGGATGCGATCGGCCTGGCGGTGGCGATGAAGGATGGCGGCGACATCCTGAAACTTGGTGCCACCCTGGATGCCGAGTTCGAGCGCCTGCAGAGGACCCTGCCGGCCGGCATGCAGCTGCGCAAGGTTTCCGACCAGCCGCACGCGGTGGAGGAGTCGGTTGGCGAGTTCGTGCAGGTACTGACCGAAGCGGTGGTGATCGTGCTGCTGGTCAGCTTCTTCTCGTTGGGCCTGCGCACCGGCCTGGTGGTGGGCGTGACCATTCCGCTGGTGCTGGCGATGACCTTCTTCGTCATGCATTACTTCGACATCGGCCTGCACAAGATCTCGCTGGGCGCGCTGGTGCTGGCACTGGGCCTGCTGGTGGACGATGCGATCATCGCGGTGGAAATGATGGCCACCAAGATGGAGCAGGGCTACGACCGCCTGCGTGCGGCCAGTTTCGCCTGGGAATCGACCGCGTTCCCGATGCTGACCGGCACGCTGATCACCGCGGCCGGCTTCCTGCCCATCGCAACGGCGGCTTCGAGCACCGGCGAGTACACCCGTTCGCTGTTCCAGGTGGTGACCATCGCGCTGGTGGTGTCCTGGATCGCAGCGGTGCTGTTCATCCCGTACCTCGGCGACAAGATGCTGCCGGACCTGTTCAACCCGCAGCTGCCCAAGCCTGACAGTCTGGCCGGTCGCTGGCGTGCCAAGCGCCTGCAGTGGGCCGACCGCCATCCGGCGCTCGCGCGCTGGATCGCGCCGAAGGAGCATGCGCACGACCATGACCCGTACCAGCGGCCGTTCTACACCCGCTTCCGTGGCTTCCTGGATACCTGCCTGCGCCATCGCTGGTGGGTGATCGGTGCGACCATCGCGCTGTTCATCGGCTCGCTGATGCTGTTCCGCTTCGTTCCGCAGCAGTTCTTCCCCGATTCCACCCGGCCCGAGCTGATGGTGGACATCGAACTGGCCGAAGGCGCATCGCTGGCGGCCACCCAGGCGCAGGCCAGCAAGCTGGAAAAGCTGCTGAAGCAGCGCGAGGGCATCAGCAACTACGTGGCCTACGTCGGCACCGGTTCGCCGCGCTTCTACCTGCCGCTGGACCAGCAGCTGCCGGCGACCAACTTCGCCCAGTTCGTGGTGCTTACCGAAGACGCCAAGGCCCGCGAAGCGACCCGCGACTGGATGCTGAAGGACGTGGTCAAGCAGTTCCCGGATGTACAGATGCGCGTGACCCGGCTTGAGAACGGACCGCCGGTCGGCTATCCGGTGCAGATGCGTGTCTCCGGTGAGCACATTGCGCAGGTGCAGGCGATCGCGCGCCAGGTCGAGGCCAAGGTGCGGGAGAACCCGCACGTGATGAACGTCAATCTCGACTGGAGCGAGCCGAGCAAGGTGGTGCGACTGGTGATCGACCAGGACCGTGCGCGTGCGCTGGGCGTCAGCAGCGCGCAGGTCAGCCAGTTCCTCAGCAGTTCGCTGTCGGGCATGAGCGTCAGCACCTACCGCGAAGGCAATCGCCAGATCGAGATGCTGCTGCGTGGCCCGGACAACGAGCGCGCGCAGCTGGACCTGATCGGCAGCCTGGCGATGCCCACCAGCAGCGGCACGGCGGTGACGCTGTCGCAGGTCGCGCGGCTGGAATACGCGTTCGAGGACGGCATCATCTGGCATCGCAACCGCCTGCCGACGGTGACCGTGCGTGCCGACATCAGCGATGGCATGCAAGCGCTGGACGTGGTGCAGCAGATCGTGCCGACGCTGGACGGCATCCGTGCCGAACTGCCCAGTGGCTACCTGCTGGAAACCGGTGGCTCGGTTGAGGATTCGGCACGTGGCCAGAACTCGATCAAGGCCGGCATGCCGCTGTTCCTGATCGTGGTGGCCACGCTGCTGATGCTGCAGCTGCGCAGCTTCTCGCGTGCGGCGATGGTGCTGGTGACCGCGCCGCTGGGCATCATCGGTGCGACCCTGTTCCTGCTGCTGTTCCGCGCGCCGTTCGGCTTCGTCGCGCTGCTGGGCACGATCGCACTGGCCGGCATGATCATGCGAAACTCGGTGATCCTGATCGACCAGATCCAGCAGGACATCGACGCCGGGCATGATCGCTGGCATTCGATCATCGATGCCACGGTGCGTCGATTCCGCCCGATCGTGCTGACCGCGTTGGCGGCCGTGCTGGCGATGATTCCGTTGTCGCGCAGCGCGTTCTATGGCTCAATGGCGATCTCGATCATGGGCGGCCTGATCGTGGGCACGGTGCTGACGCTGGTATTCCTGCCGGCGCTGTACGCGGCGTGGTTCCGGGTGAAGCCCGACGAATCCGGGGCGTAA
- the leuB gene encoding 3-isopropylmalate dehydrogenase encodes MHAEIVVLPGDGIGPEVAAAAVAVLKAVAERFNHTFTFSEHDIGGVAIDRHGEPLPASTLTACQAANAVLLGAVGGPKWSDPNAKVRPEQGLLAIRKALGLYANLRPVRTHEAALHASPIKAELLQGVDFVVVRELTGGIYFGDKTRDADSASDLCRYTVAEIERVLRSAFRLAQQRRGKVTSVDKANVLETSRLWRDVAARIGREEFPDVALEHQLVDSMAMHLLAKPREYDVIVTENMFGDILTDEASMLAGSLGLLPSASLGEPGAVGIYEPIHGSAPDIAGKGIANPYATIFSAAMLLRHSLGLEAEAAAVEAAVHAVLDDGVFTADLAARGSAVSTAAATDAVLAKLG; translated from the coding sequence ATGCACGCTGAAATTGTTGTCCTGCCCGGTGATGGCATCGGCCCGGAAGTGGCCGCCGCGGCAGTGGCCGTCCTGAAGGCCGTCGCCGAACGCTTCAACCACACCTTCACCTTCAGCGAGCACGACATTGGTGGCGTCGCCATCGACCGTCATGGCGAACCGCTGCCCGCCTCCACGTTGACCGCCTGCCAGGCCGCCAACGCCGTACTGCTGGGCGCGGTTGGCGGCCCGAAGTGGTCCGACCCCAATGCCAAGGTGCGCCCGGAACAGGGCCTGCTGGCGATCCGCAAGGCGCTGGGCCTGTATGCCAACCTGCGCCCGGTGCGTACCCACGAAGCCGCACTGCACGCCTCGCCGATCAAGGCCGAGCTGCTGCAGGGCGTGGACTTCGTGGTGGTACGCGAGCTGACCGGCGGCATCTACTTCGGCGACAAGACCCGCGACGCCGACAGCGCCAGCGACCTGTGCCGCTACACCGTGGCCGAAATCGAACGCGTACTGCGCAGTGCGTTCCGCCTGGCCCAGCAACGCCGCGGCAAGGTCACCTCGGTGGACAAGGCCAACGTGCTGGAAACCTCGCGCCTGTGGCGCGACGTGGCCGCGCGCATCGGCCGCGAGGAGTTCCCGGACGTGGCGCTGGAGCACCAGCTGGTTGATTCGATGGCGATGCACCTGCTGGCCAAGCCGCGCGAGTACGACGTGATCGTCACCGAGAACATGTTCGGCGACATCCTCACCGACGAAGCCTCGATGCTGGCCGGTTCACTGGGCCTGCTGCCCTCGGCCTCGCTGGGCGAACCCGGTGCGGTCGGTATCTACGAGCCCATCCACGGTTCGGCCCCGGACATCGCCGGCAAGGGCATCGCCAACCCGTACGCGACGATCTTCAGCGCCGCGATGCTGCTGCGCCATTCGCTGGGCCTGGAAGCCGAGGCTGCGGCGGTGGAAGCCGCCGTGCACGCCGTGCTGGACGATGGCGTGTTCACTGCCGATCTGGCAGCCCGGGGTTCCGCCGTGAGCACGGCGGCCGCCACCGACGCAGTGCTGGCCAAGCTGGGGTGA
- the leuD gene encoding 3-isopropylmalate dehydratase small subunit: protein MTGFRTLTSSSVVLAQTNIDTDQIIPARFLSTTERAGLGRNAFNDWRWQADGSPVADFAFNQPHNAGRSILLAGRNFGCGSSREHAPWALTDLGLCAIVSSEIADIFRGNSLKNGLLPIVLDEADVQALMQRPDDELTIDVAARELRTPDGRVYSFPLDGFSQTCLLEGVDQLGYLLGRVPEIERYESEHAR, encoded by the coding sequence ATGACCGGTTTCCGTACCCTGACCTCGTCCAGCGTGGTGCTGGCGCAGACCAACATCGACACCGACCAGATCATCCCGGCGCGGTTCCTGTCCACCACCGAGCGCGCCGGCCTGGGCCGCAACGCCTTCAACGACTGGCGCTGGCAGGCTGACGGTTCGCCGGTGGCCGACTTCGCCTTCAACCAGCCGCACAACGCTGGCCGCAGCATCCTGCTGGCCGGCCGCAATTTCGGCTGCGGTTCTTCGCGCGAGCATGCCCCGTGGGCGCTGACCGACCTGGGCCTTTGCGCCATCGTCAGCAGCGAGATCGCCGATATCTTCCGCGGCAACTCGCTGAAGAACGGCCTGCTGCCGATCGTGCTGGACGAGGCCGACGTGCAGGCGCTGATGCAGCGGCCAGACGATGAACTGACCATCGACGTCGCCGCGCGCGAGCTGCGCACGCCTGACGGCCGCGTCTATTCCTTCCCGCTGGATGGCTTCTCGCAGACCTGCCTGCTGGAAGGTGTCGACCAGTTGGGGTATCTGTTGGGCCGTGTCCCTGAAATCGAACGTTACGAGAGTGAGCATGCACGCTGA